One region of Limnospira fusiformis SAG 85.79 genomic DNA includes:
- a CDS encoding HAD family hydrolase, whose protein sequence is MNREKGGFEQLKTVLFWDIDGTLLNTKGAGRSAMEAAIADLIGDRTDLSALNMAGLTDWDICSRILEKCNLEPTAENIEQLEKLYIKHLPEMLLRCRGYVLAGVREILENLQQRTDVLSLVLTGNMEAGGRAKLAHYGLDSYFPLGAFSRRSRERVEIAQRAMILAEQQLGKLTPDRLYVIGDTPHDVRCGQAIGARAIAIASGHHGAEELRA, encoded by the coding sequence GATTTGAGCAGTTGAAAACGGTTTTATTTTGGGATATTGACGGGACACTTTTAAACACTAAAGGGGCGGGGAGATCGGCGATGGAAGCAGCGATCGCAGATCTAATAGGCGATCGCACCGATTTGTCAGCTTTGAATATGGCGGGATTGACAGATTGGGATATTTGCAGCAGGATTTTAGAAAAGTGCAATCTTGAACCGACGGCGGAAAATATCGAACAACTTGAGAAACTCTACATTAAACATCTCCCCGAAATGTTGCTGCGATGTCGGGGATATGTGTTGGCGGGAGTGCGGGAAATTTTGGAGAATTTGCAACAGCGCACCGATGTTTTATCTTTGGTTTTAACGGGAAATATGGAAGCGGGGGGAAGGGCTAAATTGGCTCACTATGGTCTGGATTCATACTTCCCCCTAGGCGCGTTTTCCAGGCGATCGCGCGAGCGGGTGGAAATTGCACAACGGGCTATGATTTTAGCCGAGCAACAGTTAGGAAAACTCACGCCGGATCGATTATATGTTATTGGTGATACGCCCCATGATGTGCGCTGCGGTCAAGCGATTGGGGCGAGGGCGATCGCGATCGCTTCAGGACACCATGGCGCTGAAGAGTTGAGAGCATGA
- a CDS encoding IS607 family transposase: MARYVKPKEAAQILRVHERTLRRWDDNGSIETIRTPAGQRRYNVESYTAKSGSDKRKVVIYARVSSRAQQSDLNRQVAALSNLYPEAEVVSEIGGGLNFKGKKMLALLGHQLSGDVRMVVVAHKDRLAIWGFDLFRWLCEQNRCSLMVLNQTSLSPEPEMVEDILAILHCFSSRLYRRSKYKTQVKEDPDLPQPRAKSSLA, from the coding sequence ATTGCCAGATATGTCAAACCCAAGGAAGCCGCCCAAATCCTTCGAGTCCATGAAAGAACACTCCGCAGATGGGACGACAATGGCTCAATCGAGACCATCAGAACCCCCGCTGGGCAACGACGATACAACGTTGAGTCATATACTGCCAAATCAGGCAGTGACAAACGCAAAGTCGTTATCTATGCCAGAGTTAGTAGCCGCGCCCAGCAGTCCGACCTCAACCGACAGGTGGCCGCACTGTCCAACCTCTACCCCGAAGCAGAAGTCGTCTCAGAAATCGGAGGCGGGCTCAACTTCAAGGGAAAGAAAATGCTGGCCTTACTGGGACATCAATTGTCAGGAGATGTCCGCATGGTTGTCGTTGCCCACAAAGACCGATTGGCAATATGGGGATTTGACTTGTTTCGATGGCTCTGTGAGCAAAACAGGTGCTCACTCATGGTTCTCAACCAGACAAGTCTCAGTCCAGAACCAGAAATGGTTGAGGACATCCTCGCCATCCTCCACTGCTTCAGTTCCCGATTATACCGACGGAGTAAATACAAAACTCAGGTCAAAGAAGATCCGGATTTACCCCAGCCCCGAGCTAAATCAAGTCTGGCGTAA